The stretch of DNA TCCGAGAAGCTGTCGTCAATATTCCAGCGCCTGTATCATACGTCGTTCGATGTCTGGGCATCGCCTTAAATTGTCGTAGCACTTTCCGTTCCAAAACACTAAGCGACCGCTGGTCCTCGAGGATGATCTTATCAGTATCTTGTACAGGGTCAGCTTAAAACGTTGACACACTCGATTCGATTGTCTTTGCTGGTATCCTTGTCCTTGTATCCTTGTATCCTTGTTACTTAATAACGTCGATGTTGTTTGCGTAGCCAACAAGCTGAACGGCCTTTGAACGGTGTGGTAGTGGCTGCAGCCCTGCAGTTTATCACCCTTTTTGTAAATCGGTGTGAATCAAGTGTTCAGCACTTCACTACCTAGGACAGCTTCCGTAGAACTGCCCTCCGCGTTGCGGATTCTGCTCCACCTATCGTCCACTAAAGTTGCGCTCGATCGCTTGCAGCTCAAACCTTTGGACACCCCTGTCATCCAAGATCAAGAAGAATTTTATTGAAGCCATGAATTATATACAGATATCAATGcagattttctgaaaaaagGAAGATGAAGCTGGTTTTCAGACTAAAACACAGATTCCATCATGCCAACTCTCGTTTACTGCTTGTTCTTTTCGGAACACAAAGCAACTTGCCTGCGAACTTGCCTCTTTGCTGTTAGAAGGCTGTTATCAAGCTAATTTTTGATTTCTTAGTGAAATCGGTACTGCTCTTCAGAAAGGGCAAACGCCATGGACCGTAACAATTAGTAATCTGAGAGTACAATGTTTGGGAAATAGAGCGGGTGAGGTAGAATCTCCTAGTTCACTATTTCTAAATACAGTCAACCCTCCCttactcgatatccaagggacaATCGAGTTAGAGAGGTATCGAGTTATTgaaagaagaatgcttgtaaaaacAATCAAAGGTGCTATGAaacccatcgagttagggaacatatcgagatacagaacatcgaattAGGGATAGTTGACTGTAATTCTTAAGAGATCCATGATCATGCAATCTGGAGCTGGTGTACGCGCCTTTCGAATACTTTTGTTACCAGACTCAACATAATGACAACAGCACGACATTCGCCACATATTATAAATCCCTAAAGTTATGATACCTACATTTCaagattttattttaaatagctAGAATAATGCGATTTCAGTCAAATAtgaaccgttttgttcgattcCTTTTTACTATTTTGAAGATAATTCCATAATGCTTCTTTTGTAGACACCTTTGTCACATCGGCTAAAACAGGAACAATCGATTTTCCCAAGCTTCTCCTGAGGCGAATAATCAGGTCCTGATTTAACCATAGAATAGAGAAAAATAATGCATCAGATTTCTTCAAATTATTATACGtatatgcagccattccatgccaaaccgatatagggtaagtgtaccaattatgaAGGACATATGTCACTGACTTGCAGAAATTGGCGAATAAATATtctattttagttcaaaagtatacaaaagtatactttttctaccagtttgaactctgtttttgaagattctcactgatatttcgatgattaattcactaaattgtataaaaaacatgtttgaaaatgccacttccatgaacccattatggtaatagtgttcctggagtttcgtaataagtgttcctattatggtaatagtcgtTGTCACATGGgcttcaataataatttttaaataaaactatgcCTCTAAATCTTACTCCTAGTGtgcaatactatgtcgttgattttacactcgacaaaaattataggaacagagcgcgaagtcgaagtttttaagtgattttagaaacgctgtaactttgtgaaaataCGAACGCATGAAAatgggatatacatcatttCAAATCTTCATTCAAAGCTTCAAGTTTTGAGATGTAATATTCGAATGTTTCTATCTTTTTGTGTGTtggtgtagtggataacaatactggaacgaaaaaaatcgatctttctgttttttttaagattttgtaGTGAGACACAGTGTTTTATGAACCAAGtcaatagtaaatccaattaaccttctCAATCAGTATTTATTCGTTTCCGTGAATGCTCCTGCGATAACCATGCCCTTCCAGACAGATTTTGTGccacataatttcaatatgcaaaAATCATCAACCAATTGCttgtatttaaaattaaaaaaaaaaccgaacttCCGGGGCGAATATCCGTTTCATTCCTAGCTTAGGCTGTTGTTATGTGCTTCCCGGTTGTAAAATAAATGCGTTGCTAGGCCTCTCTGCTAGCTGAATCACAAAAGGGTGAGAGCTGTGATGCCGGGTTCGCTTCTTTTCAGAAACTGAACAAAGCATATTAACCCATTCTCCTTATTTAATTTCCCATTCATTTAAATTACAACAGAGTGGACCAAACAAATATTCTTCGGTCGGACACGCATAGTGCTATTTCACTACACTACTGAGCGTTCAAAAGCGCCCTATGATGTGCAATTGCACAGCGTGAAAACGTTACTtacaaccagagatgccaaccttcctaatttttcaggatttccaagactttttagcacgctccctgatatcctgacgaacactcaatttatcatgatttttcagaaatgatcctgattttccctgatttttgtactctttacattattcgtaataaatatactggtttccatgccaatgttttctgtcatgatagttctccggttcgcacttgtatatatcttacattaagttagaCTGTgtacttaacttaactttttatctgtaccctcaattgtttcgtggcttcccaaagtagtgctagaaaatttcatgaaaccagattgtctgacgaatttatgaaataacaacgagattaagtttgaggaacaacattgttttattgaagataatgtgtatgtagatgtatcccagagctattaatgtaggaatactaTTCAgaatgtaaaattactcaagtgaaaatttttgaatccacggtcaatataaaaagattttatatgtaattttttcgtctgattcaaagtagaataaacttaaattatgggactatggtaaatatatatcTATAAGCGGTAAATATATATCTATAATATcataaaaataaggaaaaattcaacaagtctgaagatttgaagatttattccaaagcatggatgatgaattcagggaaaatttgaatattgatttctctgcaattgactgtagtgatgctgtaggtttttcggaaaaaatataaacgatcggaaaaaatataaaagataagTCGAGCGAAAAACTaacatttccgcttatgcgaaaacggatttataccatgcttattaattcttttatatatccggtcttcgcccgaaggaagatatactctgtttctggtgggatttggaatggatccTGTATTAAGAGCTAcaaccaagcaacctgtttctcacatgtatggctcgcagcagttttcaacgaggaagcaaacatgttctgggaggatagaatatttaagctgtgtgaaagattgcgaaagattgtgaaacagaactatggatataaaataaaattataatgcttgtattgaaaatgatgttttttttcccaaaaatcgacattaacttttcggacaacccaatatgagatatcctgatttttattttcattcttcctgattttttcaaataatagttggcaaccctggttacaaccataatagcataacaaccataacataacaacgtacaaccataataAGAACATAAAGCAGCTCTGTTTTTCAGCTTTGCAGCGATTttgtacaaccataataggaacaagGCAGCTTTCGATATTGCCATAATTTCCCCCTctcgtattaccataatagatacaggaaaacctgtttttgtgcggtctttttttatgcgaatttttttttgtgcgatttttttgtgcggtatatgaaaaggagCATATTTGCCGAAGtaatcgtccatttagtttttttcgatgtatTATATGCATTTCAATGCGAAAAAACCATATTTGCGTCTAAAACATTAATTTCTCAAATTATTCTCATACCATTGAATGCATTATGTTGCACtcgacatgatttctaatagcaacaaATTTCGACATGAACCTaaagcacaacacagccacgcgcaatcgaataggcaaactgtcccatcgtaaagcagggaaacaaaggGAGATCGAACCGTGAAcagcgtggatttgagttattttcttaggGGAAATTTTTTgaatgcggtccctatctaccgcacaaaaaaagtttatttcaaattttgtaccgaacacgattttttaaagctactggtgaagtttcgcACGTTTTTTtagcgactttttttgtgcggtccctatcccccgcacaaaaaaaggtttgcctgtactatctgtactattgcgatgataggtacttctaccctagtggttcacagattttcgtcaaaagtagtctttatcgcaaaacattagacccttatttattttttttcgtttatggtggtccaaaaaatcaacttttttacttttttttcctaaaattactttcttcaaaaattcataactgaaCCTATTcattttgaatcactgaacctaTTTAGATATATCAAATCGAAGGcaataagctagtctttttcaaagctagccgatggttcgaaaaaacaatgttttactcTTTtctccactacaaaaattcataacttttgcactactggaccgattcagatgatcgacatatcaaattgaagcttatgagttagttttctttgaaaaaatattactttcgaAGACAAATATGgattttagtttttgtaattattgaatgagttagtttttttttatagttttctcggttaaaatAAATCTTCTATTTTAGATAGAgagattttttgggaaaaaatcatttagaaaatagtgccctctagtccaaagtcatgaaaacaataaaaaacgactacaatcaataataacgaaaaaaaaaatcaatttattttgcaagttcaataaaaGGCTTATAAGTAAAGCCCTAAAGGCTCatttgcttcaatttgatatgtcgatcattcaaATCGGTTTAgcgattcaaaagttatgattttttggaaaaagtcatttttgggaaaaagtggaaaaaaatgatttttcggaccaccctaaaatgaaaatgggcaccctaataaaaaaataaaaaatacgggactAATGAAGTGTTGCCACAcgcacagatttatctggaaaggtacagattttttcgttatttttggtacacaTTCTATACGGTACAgaatacagattttcgtcaaaaagtacagattgatacagattttttccgtgtgcgaaatttcttacattcgaacaaagcgatttttttttaaattttaattcatgatagtacgcaatctagattcaCTAAACTATGTATAACCATTATAAAACACACGAGGGGCTTGCGAGTGTAAATGTAGTTATTTAgtgaataaatgagtattttgacatagtactatgtctttgatttctatatgggGGGGTcattctacgaaaaatgtaacgattcattaagagttttcaaacgcatattactcaaaatcgttattgcgacttatgttgtgttatataccattagaaagGAAAttcatccagatttttttttgcttgaacagtgaatatagaataaaaaaagttaacaatttgatgaTTAAAATAGGTATATTTTccttcgattgcactaaccactcgctttcctccccgacgcaacgagcaatctttttgcctaaattcgggcgttagatcgcaatgtgagttgatgcgtataatgaattactctccatttaccgataataggcgtTTCTCAGTTATTGTAgtgtatgttgcccaatcaattcgtgctcaattcacgtttttatcgtgtaggtcttgctgctaacaatttatgtaattctggtccaggatgtcataatatcgagcatgttatttggttatatgaaaaatggaattaaTGAATTTCACTgcctgctgatttagaagatcgaaagggtatactctcgcacatcagattatgatagtttgtgtagtcgcgatcttaatattatgctcccCATATAAGTCTTCCTAAGAAACCCGCTTCACTTTCCCGAATGCTCATTGTCTTCATAATTGGACAAACAGATGAGAAGGATAGTAGTGGTTTTAATGgtattttgtgtacatttttgaacagaatgtggtttcggattctaccacgttatctcatctaacccgtttaaaggatacaagtttaAACAGGAGACGgttttttttcagggcttccttTTCTTGTATCAGGAgagaaaaaattacagattttgaaaaacgaagaaactcaattcaaatgcaattactacacacaatcacagtcctatgtcaagatcccgtccgtgccctcAGGCTCAGACCCATTATCTTTTTCCAtgctaaatttctacaacgactattttcgatggtacagatttttgtacgtacaagtacagatgagaaagattttcaacCCCTCTGGTAtagattaaaatgtggtaacactgatctaatgttttgcgataaagaacaaaattactacttttgacgaaattctgagaaccactatgtcggtttggcatggaatggctgtatgtatGGTTCGAGATTAAGTTTACAATTTCCTATTATACTTGCACTGAATTTCCCCGAAGCTCAACGAGTCATATTTAAGTATGTGTTGATTCAGACTCGTTAGAAGCGACATGTTGACGCGTGGCTTAAGCGTGAAGACTAAAATGTTGTCAGGACAAACGAGCAGATTGAAAGAAAACTCATGTAACTTCCCAAGTAGTGAAGTTAAAGTTCAATGACAGAGCACACATGATATAATACAGCAATCTTCCCTCTGAAAAATTAAACTAAAAAAACGTCGTTAGAATCAATTAATTGGCCACTTTGTAGGAATAACACAACAAATACTGAAATACTCATGCGTTTGCcgttttgtttaattattcctgctgttgctgctgaaaGACGATGGCGACGACTACGACGAGAAGATGATGCATTTCGCTAATTAACTGCGGCGAGTTTTTCGCAAGGGAATGGTGGGAGCTTTGTCAGTTTGCCGAGATAAAGagaacataaaataaataattccgATCATGTCATAAAAGGGCTCCTCTTTTCTTTTCGCATCGTCCGAGTCATACGAGGTGGATTGATTCTTGTTACTCGGCGGGTGAAAGACATGGACGAAATTAAAAGTTGGTGAAAGAATGTCTTCTTTGAGTTCGGTAAGCCCGCGATGACGGCCGAACTGACAATGTTTTCATGCTGGCACGTTTCATTGAGGATCATATCTTCTTGGGAAAATATCGATGGAATACTCAAACTCTTTCGCACTGTCCTAATCAGTGCGACTGATATGGAATTTTATACTTAGATCGCACTCGAATGTGCGATGAATCTGCAGCACGTATTTTAATCAAAATTATAATCTGCAGCGGCTCGAGTGCAgacaattttataaatttagaagTCGCCAACAGACTATCCGTCTGAAAGGAGTGAAATGGCAACGAACAGTCAAATTAAGCCCAATTCCTCGGGGAAAGTAGTGGAATACTCAGAAGTATTATTTAATACAATAAATCATGTGCTCATCGGATATGTTACTATTTACTGGTCATATATTTCCTACATGAATGGATTCGGAGAAATATTCTCGTGGCATATGCTGCTGTGTACGAGTGGTGTGGGTGTGATGTTCTTTTTATATGTAGTGATAGTTTTTGAGGAAAACTTTTTGTGTTACAGTACCACTTCTTCATGGCGGAATCATTTCTCACCCTCTACTCAGCCAATTCTTGGACCGCGATGAATTCAGCCGAGACGAAACGAATTTTGCATTGGGCTCTACAGGCTATTGGATTTGTGGCAATTTTCGTTGGAACAGGACTTgagtactataaaaaagatggaAAGCACTCGCACTTCGGATCTCCCCATGGAGTAACTGGTAGGAGTATTATATGTTGAGCCAACGAACAGTCTGTCACTTAATTACACTTTGGCTGCAGGTCTAATCTCGATTGTGTTCATCGTGTTATCAATGCTGAATGGAGTAGTCGGTTTGTACGCGATGAAAATTAAGCACCTCATTAAGCCGGTTTATATCAAACTGGGACACTACCTAACCGGAATAGTGGCGTTTGTTATAGGTATAattgtttcaaattgaaaaagATCATTGCAAAATGAGATATGGAATTGTCATTTCAGGTATGGTGTCACTACTGCTGGAGTACTTACCAAGGCGGGTGGGGTCAGTTGAGAATAGAAATATGTTGTTTTCCTTCTCAGTCATTGTTATTGCGTTGTCATTGATTGGAGCCTTCAGAACGATATATGGTCAGTTTAGAGGGATGTGCCGCTAACTTCCGGGATGAAGATTATTCCAGGAGGTAAAACGCTACACAACTGAACGAATTTCAATACTTATGATAGTGACATTTAAATGCTTTCTCGATTCAAGGAGAATACAATTCACCAAAGAATTACAATAACATCAAACCCACAATTAATAGTTTGTTTCAGGATGCTTACCCGATTTGCTCATTACacattccatttattttttaattttccattaTTGAACCGATCAATAAAAAACGCGGAGATACTCTTTCAGCTGCCGTTACAGTAATAAATGCATAACAAATATATgtaaataaatcgttacatagCATTGTtctcatttttgaagaaagatCCAAGCTGCcatttggaagaacgaactaattctcgaaCAAATAAAGAAGCGAATGcctaatgagatttatattccgCAAAGGAAATGTAggtcactcccttcttcataaaacgatgaaaaacacaaaaactttattgtttgttcccagtattccaAAAACCaatatcaagttcaattgtcccatggtGATATTCTAGGTAAATCTGTCCCATCATGAACTTTCGAATCTGTAATCAAGCATGATTGATTCAGCGAGGAAAACTTTTCAAATGTCATCAAACTGCTCATGAAAAACCCGGTTTATAATTAAAATGGAACGTGTTCACACCGAAATAAAACCTGAAAAAGagaagaaaatataaatattaaatGAATTATAAAATGTACATAAGCACAAATAACACAAATACCGTtctaaatcatatttcggacgcttaagggaTATGCTGcggaaaacagatctaaactttatgcacaggtattatttggttgatatttttaacgaattagttcaatatgcttttaagctttctgctttggtacctatttgattgaaaatattaaaaatcatcgaacaaaattcttttcaaatcgagcgaataagaatcaaacttcggacactgaatcaaatttcggacagattaaattcaaatttcggacactttattttgttattttttggacgaaaattacattacacttgattatattttatagtcaactgcgaaacacttaccaagcaatccattctttgtgtggacaccgactggacaacatcgttgctggacgggctggacggcgagggatcgagtgcctttctcaaggcaagagggcggaggtggtagcgctggagtagaatagagtagagttttcaaagggcctttctcaaggctagagacgaatgaactgcaaaagtttaaagtctctataatacaataccttccttccttccttaccaagcaatcacagtaaactgttaacgatgatgagaactgatgaaacacgggagaaatttgaatattgatgaacggttaaattctacgtgctcacgctaagcgaacgtcaaacacaaacgatagtgagtagtgttgatagatttttgccgattatgttataattcaaatgtagttctcataagtAATGACAGTGAAactaagggattactctaaagaagcaattgtgatattaattttatagttatatcatcagtgcatgaagcatttcaaaatattagaacaaagtgtccgaaatatgattcagaacggtacttacCAAACATATACCTACCGTGATCTACACGAAAAGGCTATAAAAGCCTGCTATAATTGTCAAAATCACACTTCCGCGATAACGTCAAATTGAATTGTCACAAATGTTCATTCCAATAAACCACGTCGAAGTACTCGGATGTATTTTTAGTGTTCTCGAAGTGATAAAATCACACCATGTCGTTACCAGaacgcttaaagcttctggtagacatcttcttcttcttcttcaatggtactaacgttcctagaggaacttcgccgtcccaacgtagtattacttgcgtcatttttattagtacttagttgagatttctatgccaaataacacgccttgaatgcattctgagtggcaagctctagaatacgcgtgatcacagtgcaagtcggaggaaatttctttgacgaaaaattcccccgaccagaacgggaatcgaacccgaacacccggcatgttagttatgacgctaaccactcggccaagggagcaccttcTGGTAGACATATGtgttagaaaactttgattgcgtttttctcagttgcttatttcggaacatgggacaactatgcgtagaacggcagcaaaGAAGTTGGAAGTTGTCTTTGAGTTCAATATTAGTATTTCAGGCTTTTATTctgttactagctgacccggcaaacttcgtcttgcccaaaatatgttttttgttatcaataccttcaaacattcacgttttcttactaagcgcaagtacATGGGTCTaatagcagaactgttcattaattgatcttctaatcgaccgcgttgaattcaccttttactataaaatttttagtacttctaccaaaactcatcattatattatcagattattttcagacacaattctcgattCAGACACTCGATTTTTGaacctcgagttatgcagaaatttgtgtttcaattgtatgggagtcccccctaagagaggagtgAGGAGTCTCTaagcaccatagaatcatttcttgcaccctaaaacctccaccaaatttcgttccatttgtatggcagacccctccccccattagagaggtggaggggtctcaaactatcatgaaaaccttccccggccccaaaaacccctacataccaattttcatgtcgatcggttcagtagtttctgacTGTAGTGactgacagaaatccatttatatatatatatatatatatatatatatatatatatatatttatttattttatttatttattcagtcTTCGCCAAGAAATTGACATCTCTAAATGCCTGAGTGTGGCGTCTCATGAACCCAAGAACGGTGAAAGCCTTAGAGGTGACCGTTGCAATATGCTGCGTAAATTTTAGCTTGTTGTCGAGCACGATACCCAGGTCTTTGACGGCTGCAACTCTTTCCACTTCGGTCGACCCCATCGTATATTCAAATGTGATTGGTGAGCAAAGTCGCGAAAATGTTATCGCATGACATTTCCTAATATTCACCTCCATGCCATTTATTGAGCACCATCCCAGCAGAGTATCTACATCCATTTGAAGAGCACAGCAGTCCATACTTGATGTTACTACACGAAACAATTTCAGATCGTCTGCATACATCAACTTAGGCGATTTGAGAACAGCGCAAATATCGTGAATAAAGAGTACGAAGAGCAGAGGACCCAAGTGACTGCCCTGCGGCATGCCAGAGGTGACAGAAAAGGGCGATGAAACTGACGAGCCAATCCGTACGTGTGCACTACGATCAGTCAGATACGAATTAATCCAATTGGTTAGCCAAAGTGGAAACCCGTATCGCTTCAGTTTTTTCACAGCAAGGGCGTGAGGAACGCGGTCGAAAGCTTTCGAAAAGTCCACGTAAATGGCGTCAACCTGCTgccttttctcaattttgtcAATCAGCAGAGAAACGTAGCTCATGAGATTTGATGTAGTAGACCGTTTTTTGACAAACCCATGTTGTTCGTTTGCGATTATGTGGCGGACAGATGGGTATATGAGATCCAGCAGCATACTTTCAAAAACTTTCGGCATGCAGCTCAGAATCGATATTCCTCTGTAATTTTGCACATCGTGGACGTCACCTGATTTATGAATAGGGATTATTGATGCAGTTTTCCATAATGCGGGAAACTACCCTCCTCTCAGCGAACGGTTGAAAAGCAAAGTAGACGCCAAAGCCAACGAGGAGCTGCATGCCTTGATGAAAGAAGGTTGCAACTTATCCGGTCCGGCTCCCTTCGAGGCTTCGAGACGGCTCAGCTTCCTGTAGACGTCCTCTTCGGTGAATGAAATAAGCCGCAAGTTCAGGTCATATGACTGCAGATTACTCAAGTACCGTTCAGACAAAGGTGGTCAGTTATTACTTAACACACTTCGAAAGAAGGACGAGAATAAGTTAGCTGAGTCAACTGATGATGACGATGTACTGCCTTTGTAGAAAACGTTCTGAGGAATTCCATTGGACGATAAATGTAGTTTGATGTGTCTCCAAAGCTGTTGTGGTTTGGTCCTGACGTCACTCTGCACACGGCTTAAATATGTAAGATCTAAAGCATGCTTGGTTCAAAGAGTTGAATTGGCGCTCTAATTCCCGCACAACAGTCTTTTGATCATCGCCTCTCAGTTGGAAATACCGCTTTCGTGCCTTCCTAAGTCGATTTCGAAGATTCCCCAAATCTCTGTTCCACCACGGTTGTTTACCCTTCGGTTGAACAAACCTTTTGCGCAAAGGTACGTTCCCATGAATGATTCCATCCAGCTTTCGATGAAACCAGCTAACAGCTTCATCTATTGTGCCCACTGTGAGAATCTCGCTCTAATCAATCGACGAAATTTTAGCGTTCAAATCAACGAAGTTTCATTGCCTGAAGTCGTAATATTGCTCCTCATAACTATCCACATgtgtcatatatatatatatatatatatatatatatatatatatatatatatatatatatatatatatatagtttttttaaTAAAGAAGCTTATTATGTATTTGTAAAATACAAACCATTTATTTTTCAGGAGCATAGAATAGTTACATTACATCCTAAACAAAATTGTATATTTAAGAGTACAGAAGTGGAGTTTGTAATGAGTTCATTGTATCGTTGTAAACGTTCTTGGATTCAGTGAGCTCGTCTGGCGTTACGTTTCATTACCAAtcacaataataaaaaataattgttttgtcTTTCATCTTATACGccatttttaggatttttttttgcgagacAAAGCGTATATAGATCTTCTGAGGAGCTCAACCCTTGTAGAGTATAATGATGCGTATCTTCAACTCATTTGCCTAATATGTAGTTTATACGATGAAATCAGCTGCAGGGTCAATAATTTGTACAATAAGTTTGAGAATAGGTAGCCTGTGAGAGAGGTTTACATAGTTAGCCTCTATGATACTTCCACAGGTCTccataaatataaatttttgatcATGAAAATTGAACACAAAATACGGCCGGACTATCCGCTCGTCAGTTGTTGAATTATTCGAAATTCACAGTGGGTGATGTCTTGGAACGATTTGGAGAACGTCTGATTATGAAACTGACAGGAAACTTGAAAGTGGAAGAGAAGCAGGGATGACTGATCTTAAAA from Toxorhynchites rutilus septentrionalis strain SRP chromosome 3, ASM2978413v1, whole genome shotgun sequence encodes:
- the LOC129775396 gene encoding uncharacterized protein LOC129775396 produces the protein MATNSQIKPNSSGKVVEYSEVLFNTINHVLIGYVTIYWSYISYMNGFGEIFSWHMLLCTSGYHFFMAESFLTLYSANSWTAMNSAETKRILHWALQAIGFVAIFVGTGLEYYKKDGKHSHFGSPHGVTGLISIVFIVLSMLNGVVGLYAMKIKHLIKPVYIKLGHYLTGIVAFVIGMVSLLLEYLPRRVGSVENRNMLFSFSVIVIALSLIGAFRTIYGQFRGMCR